A part of Homo sapiens chromosome 19 genomic patch of type FIX, GRCh38.p14 PATCHES HG2569_PATCH genomic DNA contains:
- the LRFN1 gene encoding leucine-rich repeat and fibronectin type III domain-containing protein 1 isoform X1 yields MAPGPFSSALLSPPPAALPFLLLLWAGASRGQPCPGRCICQNVAPTLTMLCAKTGLLFVPPAIDRRVVELRLTDNFIAAVRRRDFANMTSLVHLTLSRNTIGQVAAGAFADLRALRALHLDSNRLAEVRGDQLRGLGNLRHLILGNNQIRRVESAAFDAFLSTVEDLDLSYNNLEALPWEAVGQMVNLNTLTLDHNLIDHIAEGTFVQLHKLVRLDMTSNRLHKLPPDGLFLRSQGTGPKPPTPLTVSFGGNPLHCNCELLWLRRLTREDDLETCATPEHLTDRYFWSIPEEEFLCEPPLITRQAGGRALVVEGQAVSLRCRAVGDPEPVVHWVAPDGRLLGNSSRTRVRGDGTLDVTITTLRDSGTFTCIASNAAGEATAPVEVCVVPLPLMAPPPAAPPPLTEPGSSDIATPGRPGANDSAAERRLVAAELTSNSVLIRWPAQRPVPGIRMYQVQYNSSVDDSLVYRMIPSTSQTFLVNDLAAGRAYDLCVLAVYDDGATALPATRVVGCVQFTTAGDPAPCRPLRAHFLGGTMIIAIGGVIVASVLVFIVLLMIRYKVYGDGDSRRVKGSRSLPRVSHVCSQTNGAGTGAAQAPALPAQDHYEALREVESQAAPAVAVEAKAMEAETASAEPEVVLGRSLGGSATSLCLLPSEETSGEESRAAVGPRRSRSGALEPPTSAPPTLALVPGGAAARPRPQQRYSFDGDYGALFQSHSYPRRARRTKRHRSTPHLDGAGGGAAGEDGDLGLGSARACLAFTSTEWMLESTV; encoded by the exons ATGGCTCCAGGACCCTTCTCCTCGGCCCTCCTCTCGCCGCCGCCCGCTGCCCTGCCCTTTCTGCTGCTGCTCTGGGCGGGGGCATCTCGTGGCCAGCCCTGCCCCGGCCGCTGCATCTGCCAGAACGTGGCGCCCACACTGACAATGCTGTGCGCCAAGACCGGCTTGCTCTTTGTGCCGCCCGCCATCGACCGGCGCGTGGTGGAGCTGCGGCTCACCGACAACTTCATCGCCGCCGTGCGCCGCCGAGACTTCGCCAACATGACCAGCCTGGTGCACCTCACTCTCTCCCGGAACACCATCGGCCAGGTGGCAGCTGGCGCCTTCGCCGACCTGCGTGCCCTCCGGGCCCTGCACCTGGACAGCAACCGCCTGGCGGAGGTGCGCGGCGACCAGCTCCGCGGCCTgggcaacctccgccacctgatCCTTGGAAACAACCAGATCCGCCGGGTGGAGTCGGCGGCCTTTGACGCCTTCCTGTCCACCGTGGAGGACCTGGATCTGTCCTACAACAACCTGGAGGCCCTGCCGTGGGAGGCGGTGGGCCAGATGGTGAACCTAAACACCCTCACGCTGGACCACAACCTCATCGACCACATCGCGGAGGGGACCTTCGTGCAGCTTCACAAGCTGGTCCGTCTGGACATGACCTCCAACCGCCTGCATAAACTCCCGCCCGACGGGCTCTTCCTGAGGTCGCAGGGCACCGGGCCCAAGCCGCCCACCCCGCTGACCGTCAGCTTCGGCGGCAACCCCCTGCACTGCAACTGCGAGCTGCTCTGGCTGCGGCGGCTGACCCGCGAGGACGACTTAGAGACCTGCGCCACGCCCGAACACCTCACCGACCGCTACTTCTGGTCCATCCCCGAGGAGGAGTTCCTGTGTGAGCCCCCGCTGATCACACGGCAGGCGGGGGGCCGGGCCCTGGTGGTGGAAGGCCAGGCGGTGAGCCTGCGCTGCCGAGCGGTGGGTGACCCCGAGCCGGTGGTGCACTGGGTGGCACCTGATGGGCGGCTGCTGGGGAACTCCAGCCGGACCCGGGTCCGGGGGGACGGGACGCTGGATGTGACCATCACCACCTTGAGGGACAGTGGCACCTTCACTTGTATCGCCTCCAATGCTGCTGGGGAAGCGACGGCGCCCGTGGAGGTGTGCGTGGTACCTCTGCCTCTGATGGCACCCCCGCCGGCTGCCCCGCCGCCTCTCACCGAGCCCGGCTCCTCTGACATCGCCACGCCGGGCAGACCAGGTGCCAACGATTCTGCGGCTGAGCGTCGGCTCGTGGCAGCCGAGCTCACCTCGAACTCCGTGCTCATCCGCTGGCCAGCCCAGAGGCCTGTGCCCGGAATACGCATGTACCAGGTTCAGTACAACAGTTCCGTTGATGACTCCCTCGTCTACAG GATGATCCCGTCCACCAGTCAGACCTTCCTGGTGAATGACCTGGCGGCGGGCCGTGCCTACGACTTGTGCGTGCTGGCGGTCTACGACGACGGGGCCACAGCGCTGCCGGCAACGCGAGTGGTGGGCTGTGTACAGTTCACCACCGCTGGGGATCCGGCGCCCTGCCGCCCGCTGAGGGCCCATTTCTTGGGCGGCACCATGATCATCGCCATCGGGGGCGTCATCGTCGCCTCGGTCCTCGTCTTCATCGTTCTGCTCATGATCCGCTATAAGGTGTATGGCGACGGGGACAGCCGCCGCGTCAAGGGCTCCAGGTCGCTCCCGCGGGTCAGCCACGTGTGCTCGCAGACCAACGGCGCAGGCACAGGCGCGGCACAGGCCCCGGCCCTGCCGGCCCAGGACCACTACGAGGCGCTGCGCGAGGTGGAGTCCCAGGCTGCCCCCGCCGTCGCCGTCGAGGCCAAGGCCATGGAGGCCGAGACGGCATCCGCGGAGCCGGAGGTGGTCCTTGGACGTTCTCTGGGCGGCTCGGCCACCTCGCTGTGCCTGCTGCCATCCGAGGAAACTTCCGGGGAGGAGTCTCGGGCCGCGGTGGGCCCTCGAAGGAGCCGATCCGGCGCCCTGGAGCCACCAACCTCGGCGCCCCCTACTCTAGCTCTAGTTCCTGGGGGAGCCGCGGCCCGGCCGAGGCCGCAGCAGCGCTATTCGTTCGACGGGGACTACGGGGCACTATTCCAGAGCCACAGTTACCCGCGCCGCGCCCGGCGGACAAAGCGCCACCGGTCCACGCCGCACCTGGACGGGGCTGGAGGGGGCGCGGCCGGGGAGGATGGAGACCTGGGGCTGGGCTCCGCCAGGGCGTGCCTGGCTTTCACCAGCACCGAGTGGATGCTGGAGAGTACCGTGTGA